From one Pseudactinotalea sp. HY158 genomic stretch:
- a CDS encoding ISL3 family transposase, whose product MDEFTGSQRDAASTIFNLSDYRVIDAIDLPGGGRRVVIESLAPPGCPACGVIAVKIHSRRRQRLRDLPIAGAVEVWWAKRRWFCREELCGRGTFAESTIQVPRFARSTTRLKNQVVAAVVDSGRAASEVARAHGVSWWLVQSALAAAALVLPAADDWVVTRLGIDEHRYRSVRFFRDEHGAWRRFEPWMTTLVDLATGQVLGIVDGRDSTGVGAWLSARPQSWRDRIEVVAIDPSAAFRKALREHLPHAAVSVDKFHLVKLAGDMLTKVRQRLARDQHGRRGRKSDASWAHRMLLLRGADTLSPRGWARLEKVFTDDDPTDELSAAWGVKEQLRRLLGADTLAQAWQERMRLGHYVQTANMAETDRLYETIVTWWEAIEVLIVTGATTAKVEAANTTIKNIKRTGRGFRNSANYKARILLASAARAAARTPITAGLSPRTA is encoded by the coding sequence ATGGACGAGTTTACTGGCTCGCAGCGTGATGCTGCGAGCACGATCTTCAATCTGTCTGACTACCGTGTCATCGACGCGATCGATCTTCCCGGCGGAGGCCGTCGGGTCGTGATCGAGTCACTCGCCCCGCCTGGCTGCCCGGCGTGTGGTGTGATCGCGGTGAAGATCCATTCCCGGCGCCGGCAGCGTCTGCGTGATCTGCCGATCGCGGGTGCGGTCGAGGTGTGGTGGGCCAAGCGGCGCTGGTTCTGCCGGGAAGAGCTGTGCGGGCGTGGCACGTTCGCCGAGTCCACCATCCAGGTCCCCAGGTTCGCCCGGTCCACTACGCGGCTGAAGAATCAGGTCGTGGCCGCGGTGGTCGACTCCGGTCGAGCCGCCAGCGAGGTTGCCCGCGCTCACGGGGTCTCATGGTGGCTGGTCCAATCGGCGCTGGCTGCCGCGGCGCTCGTCCTACCCGCCGCCGACGACTGGGTCGTGACGCGCTTGGGCATCGATGAGCACCGGTACCGGTCCGTGCGGTTCTTCCGTGATGAGCACGGGGCCTGGCGCCGGTTCGAGCCGTGGATGACGACCCTGGTCGACCTGGCCACAGGACAGGTCCTGGGCATCGTCGATGGCCGCGACAGCACGGGCGTGGGCGCGTGGCTCAGCGCCCGCCCACAGTCATGGCGGGACCGTATCGAGGTCGTCGCGATCGACCCCTCGGCCGCGTTCCGTAAGGCCCTGCGCGAGCACCTGCCCCACGCCGCGGTCTCGGTCGACAAGTTCCACCTCGTCAAACTCGCAGGCGACATGCTCACCAAGGTCCGCCAGCGCCTCGCCCGAGACCAGCACGGCCGCCGCGGGCGCAAGAGCGACGCGTCCTGGGCACACCGGATGCTGCTGCTGCGGGGCGCCGATACGCTGTCCCCGCGTGGCTGGGCCAGGCTGGAGAAGGTCTTCACCGACGATGACCCCACGGATGAGCTCTCCGCCGCGTGGGGCGTCAAGGAGCAGCTCCGCCGCCTCCTCGGCGCTGATACCCTCGCCCAGGCGTGGCAAGAGCGGATGAGACTGGGTCACTACGTCCAGACCGCGAACATGGCCGAGACCGACCGCCTCTACGAGACCATCGTGACCTGGTGGGAGGCCATCGAAGTCCTCATCGTCACCGGCGCCACGACCGCGAAGGTCGAAGCCGCGAACACCACGATCAAGAACATCAAACGCACCGGCCGCGGATTCAGGAACTCCGCCAACTACAAGGCCCGTATACTCCTGGCCAGCGCCGCTCGAGCAGCAGCGCGAACACCAATCACAGCAGGCCTTTCACCACGAACCGCGTAG
- a CDS encoding restriction endonuclease subunit S, with protein sequence MSEVSWTRERIGAVLKVRYGKALPKDQRDDSAPFPVLGSAGRMTGTAEPLAFDPVVIIGRKGNVGQVQLETAGCWPIDTTYYAAIPERLDERFLTWQLRSLPLGKLDSSTATPSLRREDLEAQEILVPPLEEQRRIVAILEDHLSHLDAADSQLDAAAMRISALSAHVLAHALADATCDEVPLTSLLGRDLANGRSVKTCEGGFPVLRLSALTDGMVDLRERKPGAWTADEAERFLVHQGDFLISRGNGSLHLVGRGGLVAEDPDPVAFPDTLIRARPRADLVDAGFLALVWNSTSVRRQIEQVARTTAGIYKVNQRDLGRVVVPVPSLPDQRRILAEVAAGREALGRLTQATGAARERSGALRRSLLAAAFSGRLTGSSSDMSVVEGRVEA encoded by the coding sequence GTGAGCGAGGTCAGTTGGACTCGCGAACGAATCGGTGCGGTCCTGAAGGTTCGGTATGGCAAGGCGTTACCAAAGGACCAGCGGGACGACTCTGCGCCATTCCCAGTCCTCGGTTCTGCGGGGCGGATGACAGGTACCGCAGAGCCGCTCGCGTTCGATCCCGTCGTCATTATTGGCCGAAAGGGCAACGTCGGGCAGGTTCAGCTTGAGACGGCGGGCTGCTGGCCGATCGATACCACCTACTACGCCGCGATTCCAGAGCGCCTGGATGAGCGCTTCCTGACTTGGCAACTGCGCTCCCTACCACTCGGGAAGCTTGATAGCTCAACGGCGACCCCCAGTCTTCGCCGAGAGGACCTCGAAGCGCAGGAGATCCTTGTCCCGCCGCTCGAGGAGCAGCGCCGGATCGTCGCGATCCTCGAAGACCACCTCTCTCACCTCGATGCGGCCGATTCACAACTTGATGCCGCGGCAATGAGAATATCGGCTCTCAGCGCCCATGTGCTTGCCCACGCGTTGGCAGATGCGACCTGCGATGAGGTCCCGTTGACAAGTCTGCTCGGCCGCGATCTCGCCAACGGGCGCTCGGTGAAGACTTGCGAAGGCGGATTTCCGGTCCTTCGGCTTTCGGCACTCACCGACGGCATGGTCGATCTTCGAGAGCGCAAGCCGGGCGCGTGGACAGCGGACGAGGCGGAGCGATTCCTTGTACATCAAGGCGACTTTCTCATCTCGCGGGGAAACGGAAGTCTGCATCTGGTAGGTCGAGGCGGGCTCGTTGCGGAGGACCCCGATCCTGTCGCCTTCCCAGATACGTTGATACGAGCGCGCCCGCGTGCTGACCTAGTCGACGCAGGATTTCTCGCGCTCGTGTGGAACTCGACGAGCGTCCGTCGCCAGATCGAGCAAGTTGCCAGGACAACTGCCGGAATCTATAAGGTCAACCAGAGAGATCTGGGTCGCGTTGTCGTCCCGGTTCCGTCATTGCCGGATCAGCGCCGTATCCTCGCCGAGGTCGCAGCGGGACGCGAGGCTCTCGGACGGCTCACACAGGCTACGGGTGCTGCACGTGAACGCTCCGGTGCTCTCCGCCGCTCCCTCCTGGCAGCTGCCTTCTCGGGTCGCCTCACGGGATCCTCGTCGGACATGTCAGTGGTCGAGGGGAGGGTTGAGGCATGA
- a CDS encoding GIY-YIG nuclease family protein, with protein sequence MNGKQVKLFLVDGTRGGLTAAEITNWTGSVLSARRSDLAELLRREEAERTGAYLLLGEDEDAVGDTRCYVGEADVVATRLRAHVKEKSFWNQAVLITSKDTNLTKSHVRYLESRLIELAQQAGRVTLENGTAPPRPRLPEADVSDMEYFLGELQIVLPVLGVNVIRVRPAMSQVIASSTSESPVFTLTNKHRTVDARAQQIDGEFIMLSGSVVVPTWHGVGHARSTQKAYASYRAQHEGLVADGSIVVEGGAARTMRDIVFGSPSTAGAVALGRSCNGRVEWASSEGSFGAWESRGVEDD encoded by the coding sequence ATGAACGGCAAGCAGGTCAAGCTCTTCCTCGTAGACGGCACTCGCGGTGGTTTGACGGCGGCGGAGATCACGAATTGGACGGGCAGCGTGCTCTCCGCGCGCCGTTCCGACCTCGCCGAGCTCCTGCGGCGTGAGGAGGCCGAGCGCACCGGCGCGTACCTGTTGCTCGGTGAGGACGAAGACGCGGTCGGTGATACACGCTGCTATGTCGGCGAGGCCGATGTCGTGGCGACGCGACTCCGCGCTCACGTCAAGGAGAAGTCGTTCTGGAACCAGGCGGTGCTCATCACCTCGAAGGACACGAACCTCACGAAATCGCACGTGCGCTACCTGGAGTCGCGATTGATCGAGCTCGCCCAGCAGGCCGGTCGCGTCACGCTGGAGAACGGTACGGCACCGCCGAGGCCCCGACTGCCCGAGGCCGACGTGTCTGACATGGAGTACTTCCTCGGTGAGCTGCAGATCGTGCTTCCCGTGCTCGGGGTGAACGTCATCCGTGTGCGCCCCGCGATGTCGCAAGTTATCGCCTCGTCAACCTCAGAGTCACCGGTGTTCACGTTGACGAACAAGCACAGGACCGTTGACGCCCGCGCTCAGCAGATCGACGGCGAGTTCATCATGCTCAGCGGGTCCGTCGTCGTCCCCACGTGGCACGGTGTGGGGCATGCTCGTAGTACCCAGAAGGCATACGCGAGCTACCGCGCCCAGCACGAGGGCTTGGTCGCCGATGGTTCCATCGTCGTTGAGGGGGGTGCTGCTCGCACGATGCGCGACATCGTCTTCGGTTCACCCTCGACGGCGGGAGCGGTAGCGCTCGGCCGGTCGTGCAACGGGCGCGTCGAGTGGGCCAGTAGCGAGGGGTCGTTCGGTGCGTGGGAGAGCCGCGGGGTCGAGGATGATTGA
- a CDS encoding class I SAM-dependent DNA methyltransferase: protein MTDSRRLVDKLDSFRNLLRDDGVGVLDYIEQLTYLLFLKMAHERATRKLKPQQIVPHEYSWQRLLDAEGVALEFEYTRILVGLAQQPGTLGVIFRKAQNRIQDPAKLKRLIVDLIDKEQWSASGTDLKGDAYEQLLAKGASDKGSGAGQYFTPRDLIQAIVDVIQPSADDSVIDPACGTGGFLLVAHDYASSHAERLTPIQRDRLRDDFAHGTELVDGTARLAAMNLLLHGIGTPDGDSLIDVRDALIADPGNRYSVVLSNPPFGRKSSMTMVGADGRESKEDTEIERADFVTTTSNKQLNFLQHIMTILDINGRAAVVLPDNVLFEGGSGEVLRRKLLNDFDLHTILRLPTGVFYAQGVKANVLFFDKRPASETPWTRKLWVYDLRTNQHFTLKQNPLRRAHLNEFVESYLAGSSRDARLESECWKSFEYGELIARDKVNLDITWLRDDSPDDLDSLPAPDVIAREIVEDLTAALAEFEAVAAALESSSAD, encoded by the coding sequence ATGACCGATTCCCGTCGTCTGGTCGATAAACTCGACTCGTTCCGGAACCTGCTACGTGACGACGGGGTGGGGGTGCTCGACTACATCGAGCAGCTCACCTACCTGCTGTTCCTCAAGATGGCGCACGAGCGTGCGACGAGGAAGCTCAAGCCGCAGCAGATCGTGCCGCACGAGTACTCGTGGCAGCGGCTTCTCGACGCGGAGGGGGTGGCGCTGGAGTTCGAGTACACGCGCATCCTGGTCGGCCTTGCTCAGCAGCCGGGAACTCTCGGAGTCATCTTCCGCAAGGCCCAGAACCGCATCCAAGACCCGGCGAAACTCAAGCGCCTCATCGTTGACCTGATCGATAAGGAGCAGTGGTCCGCCTCCGGAACCGATCTCAAGGGTGACGCCTATGAGCAGCTTCTCGCAAAGGGTGCCTCTGACAAGGGCTCGGGGGCCGGCCAGTACTTCACCCCTCGCGATCTGATCCAGGCAATCGTCGACGTCATCCAGCCGTCGGCCGACGACTCGGTGATCGACCCCGCGTGCGGCACCGGCGGCTTCCTCCTCGTCGCCCATGACTATGCATCGAGCCACGCCGAGCGGCTGACGCCGATCCAACGTGATCGCCTGCGCGACGACTTCGCTCACGGCACAGAACTCGTGGACGGTACTGCACGGCTCGCCGCGATGAATCTCCTACTTCACGGCATCGGTACGCCCGACGGAGACTCACTGATCGACGTGCGCGATGCGCTCATCGCCGACCCTGGCAACCGCTACAGCGTGGTGCTCTCCAATCCACCCTTCGGGCGGAAGTCGTCGATGACGATGGTCGGTGCCGATGGACGCGAGTCCAAGGAAGACACCGAGATCGAACGGGCTGATTTCGTCACCACCACCTCGAATAAGCAACTCAACTTCCTGCAGCACATCATGACGATCCTCGACATCAACGGGCGCGCCGCCGTCGTGCTCCCCGACAACGTGCTGTTCGAAGGTGGGTCAGGTGAAGTGCTGCGACGCAAGCTCCTCAATGACTTCGACCTGCATACCATCCTCCGTCTCCCGACCGGCGTCTTCTATGCCCAAGGTGTCAAGGCGAATGTGCTGTTCTTCGACAAGAGGCCCGCGAGTGAGACTCCCTGGACTCGGAAGCTCTGGGTGTACGATCTGCGCACGAACCAGCACTTCACTCTCAAGCAGAACCCGCTGCGCAGAGCCCATCTGAACGAGTTCGTCGAGTCGTACCTGGCAGGCTCATCACGCGACGCGCGCCTGGAATCAGAATGCTGGAAGTCGTTCGAGTACGGCGAATTGATCGCCCGCGACAAGGTCAACCTCGACATCACCTGGCTGCGCGATGACTCCCCCGACGATCTTGACTCGCTGCCTGCCCCCGACGTCATCGCCCGCGAAATCGTCGAAGACCTTACTGCTGCCCTCGCTGAGTTCGAAGCGGTTGCCGCGGCCTTGGAATCTTCTTCCGCAGATTAG
- a CDS encoding cation diffusion facilitator family transporter, which translates to MGAGHSHAPAATASGSSANGVGDFRTRLWIAFVITTLVVVAQAVGSVLTGSLALFTDTVHAAVDASGLLIALVAATLMHRPATSGRTWGFRRVEVIAALGQAALLLAVGAYAAIEGIRRLVDPPAVQGGELLLFGVIGLLANIVAMVVLSSGRAANFNMRAAFLEVLNDALGSLGVIVAAVVIATTGYEQADALASLLIVALIVPRALTLLRETIRVVMEFTPAGLDLDAVRDHILALDHVTDVHDLHATTVATGLPTLTAHVVVEDGCFGDGHAAELLRAIKGCVAEHFAVAVEHSTIQIETAHIAEREPVGAIHG; encoded by the coding sequence GTGGGCGCCGGACACTCGCACGCGCCCGCTGCCACGGCGAGCGGGTCCTCCGCGAACGGGGTCGGGGACTTCCGCACGAGGCTGTGGATCGCGTTCGTGATCACGACCCTGGTCGTCGTGGCTCAGGCCGTCGGCTCCGTGCTCACCGGGAGCCTGGCGCTGTTCACCGACACGGTGCACGCCGCGGTCGACGCCTCCGGGCTGCTCATCGCCCTCGTCGCCGCGACGTTGATGCATCGGCCCGCCACCTCGGGGCGAACGTGGGGGTTCCGCCGCGTCGAGGTGATCGCCGCGCTCGGTCAGGCCGCCCTGCTCCTCGCCGTGGGTGCGTACGCGGCGATCGAGGGCATCCGGCGGCTCGTCGATCCACCGGCGGTCCAGGGCGGGGAGCTGCTGCTGTTCGGCGTCATCGGCCTGCTGGCCAACATCGTCGCGATGGTCGTGCTCTCCTCCGGCCGCGCCGCGAACTTCAACATGAGGGCGGCATTCCTGGAGGTCCTCAACGACGCCCTCGGTTCACTCGGGGTGATCGTCGCCGCCGTCGTCATCGCGACGACCGGGTACGAGCAGGCGGATGCCCTGGCGAGTCTGCTCATCGTGGCATTGATCGTGCCGCGCGCGCTGACCCTGCTTCGGGAGACGATCCGCGTGGTCATGGAGTTCACCCCCGCCGGGCTCGACCTCGACGCCGTGCGCGACCACATCCTGGCGCTCGATCACGTCACGGACGTCCACGATCTGCACGCGACGACCGTCGCGACCGGCCTGCCGACCCTCACCGCCCACGTCGTCGTCGAGGACGGCTGCTTCGGGGACGGTCATGCCGCCGAGCTGCTCCGCGCCATCAAGGGATGCGTCGCCGAGCACTTCGCGGTCGCCGTCGAACACTCGACCATCCAGATCGAGACCGCACACATCGCCGAGCGGGAGCCGGTCGGCGCGATCCACGGCTGA
- a CDS encoding hydroxymethylglutaryl-CoA synthase has translation MTSIGIHDLEVATAHHVLDLGLLAESKGIDPAKYRVGLGQDEMSMPAPDEDIVTMGASAAWEILRRHGTDGIRTLLFATESGLDQSKAAGVWVHELLGLPSQVRVVEVKQACYSATAAIQAAMGIVSRFPEERVLIIASDVARYELDSPGEPTQGAGAVAMLIGADPAILEIEPPSGIHTADVDDFWRPNDSSTAVVDGALSVRAYLDAMTGSWDDLAGRGGPAIGDIDRVVYHQPFTKMARKAQQRLDRHAGGSLGTLGLDSGSVYNRRLGNTYTASLYSSLASLLDHEEEDLTGKRLGLFSYGSGCVSELITGIVRPGYADADRSARVRAALDTRVPLDVPSYRSLHALEHSSVNDLETSHVTRAPFRFSGVRGRARQYERTDGAARLP, from the coding sequence ATGACGAGCATCGGCATCCACGACCTGGAGGTCGCGACCGCCCACCACGTGCTGGATCTCGGTCTGCTCGCCGAGTCCAAGGGCATCGATCCCGCGAAGTACCGGGTCGGGCTCGGCCAGGACGAGATGAGCATGCCCGCACCGGACGAGGACATCGTCACGATGGGGGCCTCGGCCGCCTGGGAGATCCTGCGCCGGCACGGGACGGACGGGATCCGCACCCTGCTGTTCGCGACCGAATCAGGGCTGGACCAGTCGAAGGCGGCGGGGGTGTGGGTGCACGAGCTGCTCGGGCTGCCCTCCCAGGTGCGCGTGGTCGAGGTCAAGCAGGCGTGCTATTCGGCGACCGCGGCGATCCAGGCGGCGATGGGGATCGTGTCGCGATTCCCCGAGGAGCGCGTGCTCATCATCGCGAGCGACGTGGCCCGCTACGAGCTCGACTCCCCCGGGGAGCCGACACAGGGGGCGGGCGCGGTCGCGATGCTCATCGGCGCCGATCCCGCCATCCTCGAGATCGAGCCGCCCTCGGGGATCCACACCGCCGACGTCGACGACTTCTGGCGCCCGAACGACTCCTCGACCGCCGTGGTCGACGGCGCCCTCTCGGTGCGGGCCTACCTCGACGCGATGACCGGCTCCTGGGACGATCTCGCCGGCCGCGGCGGACCCGCGATCGGGGACATCGACCGGGTCGTCTACCACCAGCCGTTCACGAAGATGGCCCGCAAGGCGCAGCAGCGCCTCGATCGTCACGCCGGCGGGTCACTCGGAACGCTCGGCCTCGATTCCGGGTCGGTGTACAACCGCCGGCTCGGCAACACCTACACGGCCTCGCTCTACTCCTCACTCGCCTCCCTCCTCGACCACGAGGAGGAGGACCTCACCGGCAAGCGCCTCGGCCTGTTCAGCTACGGGTCCGGCTGCGTGAGCGAGCTGATCACCGGGATCGTCCGGCCCGGCTACGCCGACGCCGACCGATCGGCGCGGGTGCGGGCCGCCCTCGACACCCGGGTGCCGCTCGACGTCCCCTCCTACCGGTCTCTCCACGCGCTCGAGCACTCGAGCGTGAACGACCTCGAGACCTCGCACGTGACCCGGGCACCGTTCCGCTTCTCCGGCGTGCGTGGCCGCGCCCGCCAGTACGAGCGCACGGACGGCGCCGCCCGGCTTCCGTAG
- a CDS encoding Abi family protein, whose product MTRRVKPYGSPDEHLAKLEQRGMTLEREFAAQWLGSVGYYRLSGYWYPCRVLNGSRRGDSFEAGTSFADVVALYEFDRKLRTLVHDGVERVEVMLRTRLNESVGAYGALAYLDRAHFRPTFDHAAWLDTVQRRVARSRRRNDAVRHHDEHYGGRLPIWVLSEVLDFADVSRLYEGLPARVQWEIAEQFGVQIDLGALSKSQADRAKKNHPLVRWFEQLAIVRNTSAHHARLWNRSFAPASTAALRTVPALVSLPDGQSERVYGALCVMGLLLEAASPGTTWRAKVRELVDTSFAQLHGRHVGEMGFPEAWCDDPFWSRRPQ is encoded by the coding sequence GTGACGCGCCGTGTCAAGCCGTACGGCTCGCCCGATGAGCACCTTGCCAAGCTGGAGCAGCGCGGCATGACGCTCGAGCGTGAGTTCGCGGCGCAGTGGCTGGGGAGCGTCGGCTACTACCGGCTCAGCGGCTACTGGTATCCGTGCCGCGTCCTGAATGGAAGCCGACGCGGCGACTCCTTCGAGGCGGGCACGTCCTTTGCCGACGTGGTTGCCCTGTACGAGTTCGACCGGAAGCTCCGGACGCTCGTCCATGACGGCGTAGAGCGGGTCGAGGTGATGCTCCGCACGCGGCTCAACGAGTCCGTCGGTGCGTATGGTGCTTTGGCGTACCTCGACCGAGCGCACTTTCGCCCCACGTTCGATCACGCGGCATGGCTGGATACCGTGCAGAGGCGCGTCGCTCGTTCGCGCCGCCGCAACGATGCCGTGCGACATCATGATGAGCACTACGGTGGGCGGTTACCGATCTGGGTACTTTCGGAGGTGCTCGACTTCGCGGACGTGTCCCGCCTCTATGAGGGGTTGCCCGCGAGAGTGCAATGGGAGATCGCGGAGCAATTCGGCGTGCAGATCGACCTTGGCGCGCTGAGCAAGAGTCAGGCCGACCGGGCCAAGAAGAACCATCCACTCGTGCGCTGGTTCGAGCAACTGGCGATCGTGCGTAATACGAGTGCACATCATGCGCGGCTGTGGAACCGATCCTTCGCGCCGGCCAGCACCGCGGCACTGAGGACGGTTCCAGCCCTCGTCTCCCTCCCCGACGGGCAAAGCGAGCGGGTCTACGGTGCGCTGTGCGTCATGGGTCTCCTGCTCGAAGCCGCTTCGCCGGGTACTACGTGGCGCGCCAAGGTCCGGGAGCTTGTCGATACATCGTTCGCTCAACTCCATGGTCGTCACGTCGGAGAGATGGGCTTCCCCGAAGCATGGTGTGACGATCCGTTCTGGTCGAGGAGGCCGCAATGA
- a CDS encoding IS1380 family transposase, whose product MQLSHVSSVRFDDPNLVGVAGLIPVMALAERAGLSALVGEHLSLSGTGSANPGAKVLALVAGMTAGADSIDDMDLLRHGGMGKLFQDARAPSTLGTFLRAFTFGHVRQLDAIASRFLTRLAGQAPVLAGAGQIAYVDIDDTIKETYGYAKQGAGYGYNKVKGLNALIATISTPVAAPLIVGTRLRRGPANSARGAGKFVADALATARTAGAGGVVILRADSAYYSREVAAAAGRAGAHFSLTARMNPAITAAITSIDEQAWTPIRYPNAIWDEDEARLISDAQVAELPFTAFTSRPKAEHITARLIVRRVKRLNPAATRAGQDELFATYRYHAVFTDSPLSMLEAEKAHRAHAIIEGVHADLRASALAHAPSGKFTANAAWLVLAAIAFNLTRAAGALASLFHARATTATIRDHLIRIPARLARSARRLTMHLPRNWAHQDPWEALYVAACGPPPAPAT is encoded by the coding sequence ATGCAACTATCTCATGTCTCCTCGGTACGGTTCGACGATCCGAATCTGGTCGGCGTGGCGGGTCTTATCCCGGTGATGGCGCTGGCCGAGCGTGCCGGGCTGTCGGCGCTGGTCGGTGAGCATCTGAGTCTGTCGGGTACGGGCAGCGCGAACCCAGGGGCGAAGGTGTTGGCGCTGGTCGCGGGCATGACCGCCGGGGCCGACTCCATCGATGACATGGACCTGTTGCGCCACGGCGGGATGGGCAAACTGTTCCAGGATGCGCGTGCGCCCTCGACGCTGGGCACGTTCCTACGCGCGTTCACCTTCGGGCATGTCCGCCAGCTCGACGCGATCGCCTCCCGCTTCCTGACCCGCCTGGCCGGGCAGGCCCCGGTGCTGGCCGGTGCCGGTCAGATCGCCTACGTCGATATCGACGACACGATCAAGGAGACCTACGGGTACGCCAAGCAGGGCGCCGGGTACGGCTACAACAAGGTCAAGGGCCTCAACGCGCTGATCGCGACCATCTCCACCCCGGTGGCCGCGCCGCTGATCGTCGGCACGCGGCTACGCCGGGGCCCGGCCAACAGTGCGCGCGGGGCGGGCAAGTTCGTCGCCGACGCCCTCGCCACCGCCCGGACGGCCGGCGCCGGCGGGGTGGTGATCCTGCGCGCCGATTCGGCCTACTACAGCCGTGAGGTGGCCGCCGCGGCGGGCCGGGCCGGTGCCCACTTCTCGTTGACCGCGCGGATGAACCCGGCCATCACCGCCGCCATCACCAGCATCGACGAGCAAGCCTGGACCCCGATCCGGTACCCGAACGCGATCTGGGACGAAGACGAGGCCCGCCTGATCTCCGATGCCCAGGTCGCCGAGCTCCCCTTCACCGCGTTCACCTCCCGTCCCAAGGCCGAGCACATCACGGCACGGCTGATCGTGCGCCGCGTCAAACGCCTCAACCCCGCAGCCACCAGGGCCGGTCAGGACGAACTATTCGCCACCTACCGGTACCACGCCGTCTTCACCGACTCGCCCCTGAGCATGCTCGAGGCCGAGAAGGCCCACCGCGCCCACGCCATCATCGAGGGCGTCCACGCCGATCTACGCGCCTCGGCCCTGGCCCACGCACCCTCGGGCAAGTTCACCGCGAACGCGGCCTGGCTCGTTCTGGCCGCGATCGCGTTCAACCTCACCCGCGCCGCCGGGGCCCTGGCCTCCCTCTTCCACGCCCGGGCCACCACCGCGACCATCCGAGACCACCTCATCCGCATCCCCGCCCGGCTCGCCCGCTCGGCACGACGGCTGACCATGCACCTACCCCGGAACTGGGCCCACCAAGACCCCTGGGAAGCGCTCTATGTCGCGGCCTGCGGGCCACCCCCAGCCCCGGCGACCTGA
- a CDS encoding ArsR/SmtB family transcription factor yields the protein MTMNRGTASAVDEAATVAYAHLFQALAEPARLEIVQHLASGEHRVRDLVEHLGLAQSTVSKHVGFLLECGIVTARPEGRSSWYALAEPALLRILVAAAERMLDATGNPATLCVHLRHDDATPAAAEGA from the coding sequence ATGACGATGAATCGAGGAACGGCGTCCGCCGTCGACGAGGCGGCCACGGTGGCCTACGCGCACCTCTTCCAGGCACTCGCCGAGCCGGCGCGCCTGGAGATCGTGCAGCACCTGGCCTCGGGGGAGCACCGGGTACGCGACCTGGTCGAGCACCTGGGCCTGGCGCAGTCGACGGTGAGCAAGCACGTGGGCTTCCTGCTGGAATGCGGGATCGTCACGGCCCGCCCCGAGGGACGGTCGAGCTGGTACGCCCTCGCGGAACCGGCGCTCCTGCGCATCCTCGTCGCGGCGGCCGAGCGGATGCTCGACGCCACCGGCAATCCCGCGACCCTGTGCGTCCACCTGCGCCACGACGACGCCACGCCGGCCGCGGCCGAGGGGGCGTGA